From Stigmatella erecta, one genomic window encodes:
- a CDS encoding ABC transporter ATP-binding protein, producing the protein MSLLEVKGLRRDYGPLRAVDDVSFELEAGTILGFIGPNGAGKSTTMRILATLDAPTRGEVLLDGHSLVDAPDRVRPLIGYMPDRYGTYDDVTVWEFLDFFARAYGLKGAVRRQRVASVMEFTGLHPLKDKLTSALSKGMKQRVALGRTLLHDPKLLILDEPADGLDPRARIELRELLRALADQGKAVLISSHILTELAEICDTCAIIEQGRLLATGKVAELLARSTGTGAELEVRLAAGAEGEAVYARAERLLLEQPGLSQVTHEAGALHVRLALEPGTTPAQVDEAAARLLAVLVSAGVPVCAFSHRQLNLEDAFMSVTKGRVA; encoded by the coding sequence ATGAGCTTGCTGGAGGTGAAGGGGCTGCGGCGGGACTACGGCCCCCTGCGCGCCGTGGATGACGTGTCCTTCGAGCTGGAGGCAGGCACCATCCTGGGCTTCATCGGGCCCAACGGTGCCGGCAAGAGCACCACGATGCGCATCCTCGCCACGCTGGATGCGCCCACCCGGGGCGAGGTGCTGCTGGATGGGCACTCGCTGGTGGATGCGCCGGACCGGGTCCGGCCGCTCATCGGCTACATGCCGGACCGCTACGGCACCTATGACGATGTCACCGTCTGGGAGTTCCTCGACTTCTTCGCGCGGGCCTACGGCCTGAAGGGCGCCGTGCGCCGGCAGCGCGTGGCGTCCGTAATGGAGTTCACGGGGCTGCACCCGCTGAAGGACAAGCTGACGAGCGCGCTCTCCAAGGGCATGAAGCAGCGGGTGGCGCTCGGGCGCACGCTCCTGCACGATCCGAAGCTGCTCATCCTCGACGAGCCGGCGGATGGCCTGGACCCCCGGGCGCGCATCGAGCTGCGCGAGCTGCTGCGGGCGCTGGCGGACCAGGGCAAGGCGGTCCTCATCTCCAGCCACATCCTCACGGAGCTGGCGGAGATCTGCGACACCTGCGCCATCATCGAGCAGGGGCGGCTCCTGGCCACGGGCAAGGTGGCGGAGCTGCTCGCGCGCAGCACGGGCACGGGCGCGGAGCTGGAGGTGCGGCTGGCGGCGGGGGCGGAGGGCGAGGCGGTGTATGCGCGCGCGGAGCGGCTGCTGCTGGAGCAGCCGGGCCTGAGCCAGGTGACGCACGAGGCGGGGGCGCTGCACGTGCGGCTGGCGCTGGAGCCTGGCACCACGCCGGCGCAGGTGGATGAGGCGGCGGCGCGGCTGCTGGCGGTGCTGGTGAGCGCGGGGGTGCCGGTCTGCGCGTTCAGCCACCGCCAGTTGAACCTCGAGGATGCGTTCATGTCGGTGACGAAGGGGAGGGTGGCGTGA